A window of Nonomuraea angiospora genomic DNA:
GCCGCCGCGGACAGCGCCAGGCCGAGGACGGTGCGGGTGTCGAGCGGGTCGATCACGCCGTCGTCCCACAGCCTGGCCGTGGAGTAGTACGGGTTGCCCTGGTGCTCGTACTGGGCCCTGATCGCGTCGGCGTCGGCGGTGCCGACCGTGGTGAGCACGTTCGCGGCCTGCTCGCCGCCCATGACCGAGATGCGGGCGTTCGGCCACATCCACAGGAACCTGGGCGAGTACGCCCGCCCGGCCATCGCGTAGTTGCCCGCCCCGAAGGAGCCGCCGACCACGACGGTGAACTTGGGCACCCGCGCGCACGAGACGGCGGTGACCATCTTGGCGCCGTGCTTGGCGATGCCGCCCGCCTCGTAGGCCTTGCCGACCATGAAGCCGCTGATGTTCTGCAGGAAGACGAGCGGGATCCGCCGCTGGTCGCACAACTCGATGAAGTGGGCGCCCTTCATCGCGGACTCGCTGAACAGGATGCCGTTGTTGGCCACGATCCCCACCGGATGGCCGTGGAGGTGGGCGAACCCGGTCACGAGGGTCGAGCCGTACTCGGCCTTGAACTCCAGGAAGCGCGAGCCGTCCACGATCCTGGCGATCACCTCGCGCACGTCGTAGGGCTGGCGCGTGTCGGCGGGCACGATCCCGTACAGGTCGCGCGGGTCGTGCCGAGGCGCCTCGGGCGCGATCGTGTCCCACGGCCTTGGGGCGCGCGGGGCCAGGGTGGAGACGATGTCCCGGACGATGGCCAGCGCGTGCGCGTCGTCCTCGGCCAGGTGGTCGGTGACGCCGCTGACCCGCGCGTGCAGGTCGCCGCCGCCCAGCTCCTCGGCCGTGACCTCCTCGCCGGTGGCCGCCTTCACCAGCGGCGGGCCGCCCAGGAAGATCGTGCCCTGGCCGCGCACGATGACGGCCTCGTCGCTCATCGCGGGCACGTACGCGCCGCCCGCCGTGCACGAGCCGAGCACGGCGGCGATCTGCGGGATGCCGCGGGCGGACATGGTGGCCTGGTTGTAGAAGATGCGGCCGAAGTGCTCGCGGTCGGGGAACACCTCGTCCTGCTTGGGCAGGAACGCGCCGCCCGAGTCGACGAGGTAGACGCACGGCAGGTGGTTGTGCAGGGCCACCTCCTGCGCGCGCAGGTGCTTCTTGACCGTCATCGGGTAGTACGTGCCGCCCTTGACGGTGGCGTCGTTGGCGACGATCACGCACTCGCGGCCGGAGACCCGGCCGACCCCCGTGATGATCCCCGCGGCGGGCGCCTGGTCGTCGTAGAGGCCGTTGGCGGCCAGCGGCGACAGCTCCAGGAAGCGGGAGCCGGGGTCGAGCAGGCCGTCTACGCGGTCGCGCGGCAGCAGCTTGCCGCGCTCGACGTGGCGCGCGCGCGAGCGCTCGGGGCCGCCCCGGGCGGCGGCCTCCAGCCGCTCC
This region includes:
- a CDS encoding carboxyl transferase domain-containing protein, with translation MSEWPVLKSSADPGGEAYKRNAELNERLAAELLERLEAAARGGPERSRARHVERGKLLPRDRVDGLLDPGSRFLELSPLAANGLYDDQAPAAGIITGVGRVSGRECVIVANDATVKGGTYYPMTVKKHLRAQEVALHNHLPCVYLVDSGGAFLPKQDEVFPDREHFGRIFYNQATMSARGIPQIAAVLGSCTAGGAYVPAMSDEAVIVRGQGTIFLGGPPLVKAATGEEVTAEELGGGDLHARVSGVTDHLAEDDAHALAIVRDIVSTLAPRAPRPWDTIAPEAPRHDPRDLYGIVPADTRQPYDVREVIARIVDGSRFLEFKAEYGSTLVTGFAHLHGHPVGIVANNGILFSESAMKGAHFIELCDQRRIPLVFLQNISGFMVGKAYEAGGIAKHGAKMVTAVSCARVPKFTVVVGGSFGAGNYAMAGRAYSPRFLWMWPNARISVMGGEQAANVLTTVGTADADAIRAQYEHQGNPYYSTARLWDDGVIDPLDTRTVLGLALSAAANAPLEPAGYGVFRM